A stretch of the Gymnogyps californianus isolate 813 chromosome 15, ASM1813914v2, whole genome shotgun sequence genome encodes the following:
- the RPS2 gene encoding 40S ribosomal protein S2: MADDAGAAGGAGAARGGFRGGFGTGLRGRGRGRGRGRGRGRGARGGKAEDKEWIPVTKLGRLVKDMKIKSLEEIYLFSLPIKESEIIDFFLGSSLKDEVLKIMPVQKQTRAGQRTRFKAFVAIGDYNGHVGLGVKCSKEVATAIRGAIILAKLSIVPVRRGYWGNKIGKPHTVPCKVTGRCGSVLVRLIPAPRGTGIVSAPVPKKLLMMAGIDDCYTSARGCTATLGNFAKATFDAISKTYSYLTPDLWKETVFTKSPYQEFTDHLAKTHTRVSVQRTQAAAVATT, from the exons ATGGCGGACGACGCCGGTGCTGCAGGAGGTGCAGGAGCGGCCCGAGGGGGCTTCCGCGGCGGCTTCGGGACCGGGCTGCGGGGCCGCGGGCGAGGCCGCGGTAGGGGCCGAGGGAGAGGCCGCGGGGCTCGTGGAGGCAAGGCCGAAGATAAGGAA TGGATTCCTGTCACCAAGCTTGGTCGCCTGGTCAAGGATATGAAGATCAAGTCTCTTGAGGAAATCTATCTTTTCTCACTTCCGATCAAG GAGTCGGAGATCATCGATTTCTTCCTGGGGTCTTCTCTGAAAGATGAGGTTTTGAAGATCATGCCTGTGCAGAAGCAGACTCGTGCTGGTCAGCGTACCAGGTTTAAG GCTTTTGTCGCTATCGGGGACTACAACGGGCACGTTGGTCTTGGTGTTAAATGCTCTAAAGAAGTCGCCACCGCTATTCGTGGGGCAATCATTTTGGCTAAATTATCCATCGTACCTGTACGACGAGGCTATTGGGGGAACAAGATCGGCAAGCCCCACACCGTGCCTTGCAAG GTCACTGGCCGGTGTGGATCCGTCCTGGTGCGTCTGATCCCAGCTCCCCGCGGTACGGGGATTGTGTCTGCCCCTGTCCCCAAGAAGCTGCTGATGATGGCTGGTATTGACGACTGTTATACCTCGGCCAGGGGCTGCACTGCCACCCTCGGCAACTTCG CTAAAGCCACCTTCGATGCCATCTCCAAGACCTACAGTTATCTGACTCCTGACCTCTGGAAAGAGACTGTGTTCACCAAGTCTCCTTACCAG gagTTCACTGATCATCTGGCAAAGACCCACACCAGAGTCTCGGTGCAGAGAACCCAGGCGGCTGCAGTGGCAACGACTTGA
- the NDUFB10 gene encoding NADH dehydrogenase [ubiquinone] 1 beta subcomplex subunit 10 codes for MPEDSDWEAYKVPPTRTPVSERTTSVPNPITFVQTVFNYVVDAPVTFVREWIERQQAKNKFYYYHQKFRRVPDLSECLEGDYLCFFEAEAQWRRDRMVDQEIVEIVRERLGACKQREGPNQFQNCAKEMEQLAQVTKAYQDRYGDLGVHGNARSCLMKQKHRMMEERKAQANASE; via the exons atgccgGAGGACAGCGACTGGGAGGCGTACAAGGTACCGCCGACCCGCACCCCCGTCTCCGAGAGGACCACGTCGGTGCCCAACCCGATCACCTTCGTCCAGACCGTCTTCAACTATGTCGTCGACGCGCCCGTCACCTTCGTCCGAG AGTGGATCGAGCGCCAGCAAGCCAAGAACAAGTTCTACTATTACCACCAGAAGTTTCGCCGCGTGCCCGACCTGAGCGAGTGTCTGGAGGGCGACTACCTCTGCTTCTTCGAGGCCGAAGCCCAGTGGCGGAGGGACAG GATGGTTGATCAGGAAATCGTGGAGATAGTCCGGGAGAGGCTAGGCGCCTGCAAGCAGAGGGAAGGACCCAACCAGTTCCAGAACTGCGCCAAGGAGATGGAGCAGCTGGCGCAGGTCACCAAGGCCTACCAGGACAGAT atGGTGATCTTGGTGTCCACGGAAATGCGAGGTCATGCCTGATGAAGCAGAAGCACAGGATGATGGAAGAGAGGAAGGCACAAGCAAATGCGTCTGAGTAG
- the RPL3L gene encoding 60S ribosomal protein L3-like: MTHIVREVHRPGLKISKREEVEAVTIVETPPMVVVGVVGYIETPKGLRNFKTIFAEHISDECRRRFYKNWHKSKKAAFTKYCKKWQDEDGKRQLEKDFAAMKKYCKVIRVIVHTQMKLLPLRQKKAHVMEIQLNGGTVADKVDWIRERLEKQVSVHTVFSQNEMIDVIGVTKGHGMKGVTSRWHTKKLPRKTHKGLRKVACIGAWHPARVGYSIARAGQKGYHHRTELNKKIYRVGHGIHVEDGKVVRNNASTHYDVTEKTITPLGGFPHYGEVNNDFLMLKGCVVGTKKRVLTLRKSLLVHASRRAQEPVELKFIDTTSKFGHGCFQTAQEKRAFMGPQKKHLVKGKPSVQEEL; the protein is encoded by the exons ATGACACACATTGTGCGGGAAGTGCACAGGCCTGGGCTCA AGATCTCCAaaagggaggaggtggaggcCGTCACCATCGTTGAGACCCCCCcgatggtggtggtgggggtcGTGGGGTACATAGAAACACCGAAGGGCTTGAGGAATTTCAAGACTATTTTTGCTGAGCACATCAGCGACGAGTGCCGACGGCGCTTCTACAAGAACTG GCACAAGAGCAAGAAGGCGGCGTTCACCAAGTACTGCAAAAAGTGGCAGGATGAGGATGGCaaaaggcagctggagaaggatTTTGCGGCTATGAAAAAGTACTGCAAGGTCATTCGTGTCATTGTGCACACGCAG ATGAAGCTGCTCCCGCTGCGGCAGAAGAAGGCCCACGTCATGGAGATCCAGCTGAATGGCGGGACGGTGGCTGACAAGGTTGACTGGATTCgtgagaggctggagaagcaGGTTTCCGTGCATACTGTCTTCAGCCAGAACGAGATGATTGATGTCATTGGTGTGACCAAGGGACATGGGATGAAAG GGGTGACAAGCCGTTGGCACACGAAGAAGCTCCCCAGGAAGACACACAAGGGTTTGCGCAAAGTTGCCTGCATCGGAGCCTGGCACCCGGCCCGGGTTGGCTACTCCATTGCTCGGGCTGGCCAGAAGGGCTACCACCACCGCACGGAGCTCAACAAGAAG ATTTACCGCGTTGGCCATGGGATCCACGTGGAGGATGGCAAAGTGGTGAGGAACAACGCCTCGACGCACTACGATGTCACGGAGAAGACCATTACGCCTCTG GGTGGCTTTCCTCACTACGGGGAGGTCAACAACGACTTCCTCATGCTGAAAGGCTGCGTCGTGGGCACGAAGAAGCGTGTGCTCACCCTCCGTAAG TCCCTTCTGGTGCATGCGAGCCGCCGGGCTCAGGAACCCGTTGAACTCAAATTCATTGATACTACTTCCAAGTTTGGCCATGGCTGCTTCCAGACAGCTCAGGAGAAGCGGGCTTTCATG GGCCCTCAGAAGAAACACTTGGTGAAAGGGAAGCCAAGCGTGCAGGAAGAGCTGTAA
- the LOC127022350 gene encoding testis-expressed protein 2-like — translation MRAMADQAAVAVDASPTLAPFPGSPWRGDTDGLMPHPAGTREDGGGRDGCGLIFNVDRDTKPPPSPQPGGMLLADLPRAPQPRLSPAKSRTAPSSPSVSPSESRAALLRLREARLEDTKKRLSEAVQEPLSRLSRLMAEESGPVPRAKVGAGGQEAGGSPGQVGGRGAGGRRVRDWSPWEPTLNCRYEICSYGDVIQVVEVAQRDAEPRLPPPEEPPPARPGGTVPGRALASIALLAYGYFVLPLPPYAAGLCLGLICGLVLGFLAVLLLVLKPPPVARGPRGRLHPKLFPGEPRETHRLQGWMNQLHIYDPELFHPSLTHSVLATLDGATLKLSYPKSNIPRRATFEEEILDAVFVSHRCYDLTDAKVFLCPPSLARKRTWNKKYPICILLPDPAEVECRSSEEHDTELQRDEGTKKAPVPGQDIPGDCRERCLYLFGRTGREKEEWYQQLVQASRGTPSSSRGEARAGVGLAPRSSGSSSGGSAEDIPSAVPPKDLEGSVRQKIFLDYSTYMARFVPAQVGGSPDRSPSHGALGSPPPTKGLVASVPPQLGEDTAGRSEACMAWMNALVGRIFWDFLRERYWAEQVSSKIQKKLSKIKLPYFMNELTLTELDMGTSIPSVLSASNPTINDRGLWVDMEVTYSGSLQMTLETKMNLCKLGKESAAEESGPAEAGGEGARLRLILLADSDAESSSAGSSDEEDVAAAEPAGALGERVPLPGAEGHVSGNSTSRKILRFVDKIAKSKYFQKATENEFIKKKIEEVSNTPLLLTVEVQELAGTLAVNIPPPPTDRVWYSFRVPPQLELKVRPKLGEREVTFLHVTEWIEKKLQHEFQKILVMPNMDDLIVPIMRSGLDPQPPTEGPPRDLPAKGEKRL, via the exons ATGCGAGCGATGGCAGACCAGGCTGCAGTGGCGGTGGATGCCTCTCCAACCCTGGCACCGTTCCCGGGCTCACCTTGGCGTGGGGACACCGATGGGCTAATGCCCCATCCCGCCGGCACTAGGGAGGATGGCGGTGGCCGGGATGGCTGTGGGCTCATTTTCAACGTCGACAGGGACACAAAGCCTCCTCCCTCACCCCAGCCCGGGGGGATGCTCCTGGCCGATCTCCCGCgggccccccagccccggctgaGCCCGGCCAAGTCCCGCACGGCCCCATCCTCCCCCAGTGTCTCCCCGTCGGAGAGCCGTGCCGCCCTGCTCCGGCTGCGGGAGGCCAGGCTGGAGGACACCAAGAAGCGGCTGTCGGAGGCCGTGCAGGAGCCGCTCAGCCGGCTCAGCCGGCTCATGGCCGAGGAGAGCGGCCCCGTGCCCCGGGCGAAGGTGGGCGCCggggggcaggaggcaggggggAGCCCCGGGCAGGTGGGGGGACGCGGGGCCGGGGGACGCCGGGTGCGGGACTGGAGTCCCTGGGAGCCCACCCTGAACTGCCGCTATGAGATCTGCTCCTACGGGGACGTGATTCAGGTGGTGGAGGTGGCACAGCGGGATGCCGAACCCCGGCTGCCACCCCCTGAGGAGCCACCGCCGGCACGGCCGGGGGGCACGGTGCCGGGCAGAGCCCTCGCCTCCATCGCCCTCCTCGCCTACGGCTACTTCGTCCTGCCGCTGCCGCCCTACGCCGCTGGCCTCTGCCTGGGCCTCATCTGCGGGCTGGTGCTGGGCTTCCTCGCCGTCCTCCTCCTCGTGCTGAAGCCTCCGCCGGTGGCACGGGGACCGCGGGGCCGCCTGCACCCCAAGCTGTTCCCGGGGGAGCCGCGGGAAACCCACCGCCTCCAG ggCTGGATGAACCAGCTGCACATCTACGACCCAGAGCTTTTCCACCCCTCGCTCACGCACTCGGTGCTCGCCACGCTGGATGGGGCCACCCTCAAGCTCTCCTACCCCAAGAGCAACATCCCCCGCCGAGCCACCTTCGAAGAGGAAATCCTCGACGCCGTCTTCGTCAGCCACCGCTGCTACGACCTGACTGACGCCAAG GTCTTCCTCTGCCCTCCCAGCCTGGCCCGAAAGCGGACGTGGAACAAGAAATACCCCATCTGCATCCTCCTCCCCGACCCGGCAGAGGTGGAGTGCAGGAGCAGCGAGGAGCATGACACGGAGCTGCAGAGGGATGAAGGGACAAAGAAGGCACCGGTGCCAGGGCAGGACATCCCGGGGGACTGCAGGGAGAGGTGCCTGTACCTCTTCGGGCGGacggggagggagaaggaagaatggTACCAGCAACTTGTGCAAGCCTCCCGCGGGacacccagcagcagccgcGGTGAAGCCAGGGCAG gCGTGGGACTGGCTCCGCggagcagcggcagcagcagcggagGGAGCGCCGAGGATATCCCCTCCGCTGTCCCACCCAAAGACCTGGAGGGAAGCGTCCGACAGAAGATTTTCCTGGATTACAGCACCTACATGGCCCGATTCGTGCCAGCGCAGGTGGGGGGCAGCCCGGACCGGAGCCCCTCTCACGGAGCACTGGGCAGCCCCCCGCCCACAAAG GGGCTCGTGGCTTCTGTCCCTCCGCAGCTCGGCGAGGACACAGCCGGGCGCAGCGAGGCGTGCATGGCCTGGATGAATGCATTGGTGGGGCGCATCTTCTGGGACTTCCTCCGGGAGCGATACTGGGCCGAACAAGTGTCCAGCAAGATCCAGAAGAAGTTGAGCAAGATCAAG CTCCCATATTTCATGAACGAGCTGACGCTGACGGAGCTGGACATGGGCACATCCATCCCCTCGGTCCTCAGCGCCTCCAACCCCACCATCAATGACCGAG GGCTCTGGGTGGACATGGAGGTCACCTACAGCGGCTCGTTGCAGATGACGCTCGAGACGAAGATGAACCTCTGcaagctggggaaggagagcgCTGCAGAGGAGAGCGGCCCGGCAGAGGCAGGCGGAGAGGG GGCCAGGCTACGGCTGATCCTGCTGGCAGACAGCGATGCGGAGTCGTCCAGCGCTGGCTCCTCCGACGAGGAAGACGTCGCCGCTGCAGAGCCTGCGGGAGCCCTGGGGGAGCGGGTCCCACTGCCTGGCGCCGAGGG CCACGTCAGCGGCAACAGCACGAGCCGGAAGATCCTGCGCTTTGTGGATAAGATCGCCAAGTCCAAGTACTTCCAGAAGGCCACTGAAAATGAGTTCATCAAAAAGAAGATCGAGGAGGTTTCCAACACACCACTGCTGCTGACAGTGGAggtgcaggagctggcaggcacCTTGGCGGTGAACATCCCACCACCACCGACGGACCGTGTCTG GTACAGCTTCCGAGTCCCacctcagctggagctgaaggTGCGCCCGAAGCTGGGCGAGCGGGAGGTGACGTTCCTCCATGTCACTGAGTGGATCGAGAAGAAGCTGCAGCACGAATTTCAG aaaattttggtGATGCCAAACATGGACGATCTCATCGTTCCCATCATGCGCTCTGGCCTGGATCCTCAGCCACCCACTGAGGGACCGCCCAGGGACCTACCAGCcaagggagagaagaggctCTGA